One region of Rhodocaloribacter litoris genomic DNA includes:
- a CDS encoding response regulator produces the protein MDAPADRSEPSGYDILVVDDNAEMRAYIRHCLRDFEGGGHRIREAADGQEALDALAGHPCDLVITDVVMPRMDGLTLGRLVSEHYPGVPVLFITGEAPADARRRAARLATGTVLPKPFNGRKLCRALDHLLHPHS, from the coding sequence ATGGATGCTCCTGCCGACCGCTCCGAACCTTCCGGCTACGACATCCTGGTCGTGGACGACAATGCCGAGATGCGGGCCTATATCCGCCATTGCCTCCGGGACTTCGAAGGCGGCGGGCATCGCATCCGGGAGGCGGCCGACGGGCAGGAAGCGCTCGACGCCCTCGCGGGACACCCCTGTGACCTCGTCATCACCGACGTGGTCATGCCCCGCATGGACGGGCTGACGCTCGGCCGGCTGGTGAGCGAGCACTACCCCGGCGTGCCGGTCCTCTTCATCACCGGCGAAGCCCCGGCCGACGCTCGCCGCCGGGCGGCGCGTCTCGCCACGGGGACCGTGCTGCCCAAGCCCTTCAACGGGCGCAAGCTGTGCCGGGCCCTCGATCACTTGCTTCATCCCCATTCCTGA